From Triplophysa dalaica isolate WHDGS20190420 chromosome 16, ASM1584641v1, whole genome shotgun sequence:
attatttatattaaaactttacttaaatgtctgccggttcccgcctccttccttccctatcttgaatctttctacaagcagctttacagtaaatacacaagGAAAGAACACTATGGAAATCGAAAGAGAGAAATGACAGAAACAGTAAAGTAATAACATATATACAGACACAATATTGCAATTTTTCATATACAGACCGAGTGTAAACAATGGTCCAGCAgcatttatgcatttcattttataattgtatcTTTTTTAATCGCACATATCTACTTATATATTCGAttcagttataaatgttctgttggttgtattatGTCTGAAACAGGAGTAGCTTCTGGACCACTTTGTTTACGtcttccgaagtggtctatagtgcATCTTGTGATAACTTTGTTTCtagccttgtttttttttctgtcaaagaGTATGGTTTGGATGATGAGGAAAGCGGAATTGAAGAAATCCAGCCAATTAAAACAGAGAATGAGCCACTTGTTCTCACACAACCATTACATGAGAGCTCAGCTCCGGCAGAGAGCGCCACATCCACCCAGCCGTCCATTTCTTTAGAGATCATCAACTGTACCCCGTCATCCACTTCCCAGCAGCCCTCTGTTCAAGGTTTGACTTTCTTCAGATTTATCATTTGACACTCTCGATAATTTTAAAGTCTGTTTTATGAACTTTATTAATGTACAGATGTAAATAAGATGTCAGGATTTACCAGAAGACACACTTTGGAGCCTGAAGATCGTAATTGTTTCTGGAGCTTATATATGAgttttctctttctgtgtttCAGACATGTTCAAAGAAAAAAGCCCGTGTTGCACTGCACTGCATACACAGTATCAACACTTTTTTGAAAGAATGCAGCAGACACAAAACATGTGGCTGGAGAGTCACCTGGAACAGAGTCATGCCCGAGAGGAACGACTCATTTCTCGAGTGCTCACCGAACACACTCGCTCTATGGAGACCTTAATAAACCAACTTTTTGCAGGATTAAGAAGCCTTCTACCCCATCACCAGCTGCAGTCAAATCCCCAGCCGATTCATACAGATATCCTCAATCCACACCCTGATCATATTATCAACCCCCCAGAGCACTTGCAGACATCAAGTGTTCCTTCTCAACCTGAGGATGACACCTTCGGTTCAGGGCAAGATAAACCAGTGAATCAAAAAACgtgatttaaatattaatgttgatGCATTGTTAGgttttattttgagtttgtaaaagattaaaaagagcattaaatgtaaaagaaaaatgaaatgcaaaatacaGTGTGAGTGATTAAAAGCACATCAAACCTTTGTTACATAGAACTTCATTGATTGTGATGGTGTAACGAAACACAACTATCAAAAAGAAGTTTATAattaatgtaatgaaaaatatttaaactgacCAAACAGACAAACCCCTGAAGTTTAGGAAGAATAAGCTGGTCCGGGCAGGTGAGGTTTGGTTCAGAATATCAGTAAAATGCTCAACCTCTAGGTGTCCTCTTTTTCAAGTTTTATTAAGTGTTTAGTTTATGgaaaaattcagtttttaaaatgtcttaaataaagatgaatgtgCTCTATAACTTCAACACAATTATCCTAACAATGTATTGTAATAGAAAATAAGATAAAAGGGTTTTACTAAACTGTCA
This genomic window contains:
- the LOC130437783 gene encoding uncharacterized protein LOC130437783; protein product: MSGRKSRHFWGEEETDFLLQTLKEMNIDRYKDGRKRRNSLIFRKVCAKHKSMGFLRSCDQVKHRWKTLKSIYYKAKRQNISSSDGAFKHFDTMEEIFGHRPSVTSNHTVTLHDVHRKDESPVECSTFDEDECDEYGLDDEESGIEEIQPIKTENEPLVLTQPLHESSAPAESATSTQPSISLEIINCTPSSTSQQPSVQDMFKEKSPCCTALHTQYQHFFERMQQTQNMWLESHLEQSHAREERLISRVLTEHTRSMETLINQLFAGLRSLLPHHQLQSNPQPIHTDILNPHPDHIINPPEHLQTSSVPSQPEDDTFGSGQDKPVNQKT